A DNA window from Streptococcus mutans contains the following coding sequences:
- a CDS encoding sucrose-specific PTS transporter subunit IIBC, whose amino-acid sequence MDYGKVASEVITAVGKDNLVAAAHCATRLRLVLKNDSKVDQKALDKNADVKGTFKTDGQYQVIIGPGDVNFVYDEIIKQTGLTEVSTDDLKKIAASGKKFNPIMALIKLLSDIFVPIIPALVAGGLLMALNNFLTSEGLFGTKSLVQQFPIIKGSSDMIQLMSAAPFWFLPILVGISAAKRFGANQFLGASIGMIMVAPGAANIIGLAANAPISKAATIGAYTGFWNIFGLHVTQASYTYQVIPVLVAVWLLSILEKFFHKRLPSAVDFTFTPLLSVIITGFLTFIVIGPVMKEVSDWLTNGIVWLYDATGFLGMGVFGALYSPVVMTGLHQSFPAIETQLISAFQNGTGHGDFIFVTASMANVAQGAATFAIYFLTKDKKMKGLSSSSGVSALLGITEPALFGVNLKYRFPFFCALIGSASAAAIAGLLQVVAVSLGSAGFLGFLSIKASSIPFYVVCELISFAIAFAVTYGYGKTKAVDVFAAEAAVEEAIEEAQEIPEEAASAANKAQVTDEVLAAPLAGEAVELTSVNDPVFSSEAMGKGIAIKPSGNTVYAPVDGTVQIAFDTGHAYGIKSDNGAEILIHIGIDTVSMEGKGFEQKVQADQKVKKGDVLGTFDSDKIAEAGLDNTTMFIVTNTADYVSVETLASSGTVAVGDSLLEVKK is encoded by the coding sequence TGTTGGTAAAGATAATCTTGTAGCTGCCGCTCACTGTGCGACACGTCTTCGTCTTGTTTTAAAAAATGACAGTAAAGTAGATCAAAAAGCGTTGGATAAAAATGCTGATGTCAAGGGAACTTTTAAAACGGATGGTCAATATCAAGTTATTATTGGCCCTGGTGATGTTAACTTTGTTTATGATGAAATTATTAAACAAACAGGTTTAACAGAAGTCTCAACAGATGATTTGAAAAAGATTGCTGCTAGTGGTAAAAAGTTCAATCCTATTATGGCTTTGATCAAACTGTTGTCTGATATCTTTGTACCAATTATCCCTGCCTTGGTAGCAGGCGGTCTCTTAATGGCTTTAAATAACTTTTTAACTTCAGAAGGTTTATTTGGTACTAAGTCACTGGTTCAACAATTCCCGATTATTAAGGGTTCGTCTGACATGATTCAATTAATGTCAGCAGCGCCTTTCTGGTTCTTGCCCATTTTGGTTGGGATTTCAGCCGCTAAACGTTTTGGTGCTAACCAATTCTTAGGAGCTTCAATCGGCATGATTATGGTCGCACCGGGGGCAGCAAATATCATTGGTTTAGCAGCTAATGCTCCAATTTCAAAGGCTGCTACTATTGGTGCTTATACAGGATTTTGGAATATTTTTGGGTTGCATGTTACTCAGGCAAGTTATACTTATCAAGTGATTCCAGTACTTGTGGCTGTATGGCTTTTATCTATCTTAGAAAAATTTTTCCATAAGAGATTGCCCTCAGCAGTTGACTTTACCTTTACACCTTTATTGTCAGTTATTATTACTGGATTTTTGACATTTATCGTTATTGGTCCTGTTATGAAAGAAGTTTCTGACTGGCTTACAAATGGAATCGTATGGCTGTATGATGCAACGGGATTCCTAGGTATGGGTGTCTTTGGTGCTCTATATTCACCTGTAGTTATGACTGGTCTCCATCAAAGTTTCCCAGCTATTGAAACCCAACTCATTTCAGCTTTCCAAAATGGTACTGGTCATGGTGACTTTATCTTTGTTACAGCTTCAATGGCCAATGTCGCACAAGGTGCAGCAACCTTTGCAATTTACTTCTTAACAAAAGATAAGAAGATGAAAGGTCTCTCATCTTCTTCAGGTGTGTCAGCGCTTCTTGGTATTACAGAACCTGCTCTTTTTGGGGTGAATTTGAAATATCGTTTTCCATTCTTTTGTGCTCTGATTGGCTCAGCTAGTGCTGCAGCAATTGCGGGCTTACTTCAAGTTGTAGCGGTTTCTCTTGGTTCGGCAGGTTTTCTTGGTTTCCTTTCTATTAAGGCAAGTTCTATTCCATTTTATGTAGTCTGTGAATTAATCAGTTTTGCTATAGCTTTTGCAGTAACTTATGGCTATGGTAAGACGAAGGCTGTTGATGTCTTTGCTGCTGAAGCTGCTGTCGAAGAAGCTATTGAAGAAGCGCAGGAAATTCCAGAAGAAGCTGCTTCTGCAGCAAATAAGGCACAAGTTACTGATGAAGTTCTTGCGGCTCCTCTTGCTGGTGAAGCTGTTGAATTAACCTCTGTTAATGACCCTGTTTTTTCTAGTGAAGCAATGGGTAAGGGGATTGCTATCAAACCTAGTGGTAATACAGTTTATGCACCGGTTGATGGGACTGTTCAAATTGCTTTTGATACTGGCCATGCTTATGGCATTAAATCAGACAATGGTGCGGAGATTCTTATTCATATTGGTATTGATACTGTATCAATGGAAGGTAAAGGATTTGAACAAAAAGTTCAAGCAGATCAAAAAGTTAAAAAAGGTGATGTTCTCGGAACATTTGATAGCGACAAGATTGCAGAAGCTGGTCTTGATAATACAACAATGTTCATTGTTACTAATACAGCTGATTATGTGTCAGTTGAAACCCTCGCTTCCTCAGGAACTGTTGCCGTAGGTGATAGCTTACTTGAAGTTAAAAAATAA
- the scrK gene encoding fructokinase ScrK, with protein sequence MSKLYGSIEAGGTKFVCAVGDENFQILEKVQFPTTTPYETIEKTVAFFKKFEADLASVAIGSFGPIDIDQNSDTYGYITSTPKPNWANVDFVGLISKDFKIPFYFTTDVNSSAYGETIARSNVKSLVYYTIGTGIGAGAIQNGEFIGGMGHTEAGHVYMAPHPNDVHHGFVGTCPFHKGCLEGLAAGPSLEARTGIRGELIEQNSEVWDIQAYYIAQAAIQATVLYRPQVIVFGGGVMAQEHMLNRVREKFTSLLNDYLPVPNVKDYIVTPAIAENGSATLGNLALAKKIAAR encoded by the coding sequence ATGTCTAAATTATATGGCAGCATTGAAGCTGGCGGAACAAAATTTGTCTGTGCTGTAGGTGATGAAAATTTTCAAATTTTAGAAAAAGTTCAGTTCCCAACAACAACACCTTATGAAACAATAGAAAAAACAGTTGCTTTCTTTAAAAAATTTGAAGCTGATTTAGCCAGTGTTGCCATTGGTTCTTTTGGCCCTATTGATATTGATCAAAATTCAGACACTTATGGTTACATTACTTCAACACCAAAGCCAAACTGGGCTAACGTTGATTTTGTCGGCTTAATTTCTAAAGATTTTAAAATTCCATTTTACTTTACGACAGATGTTAATTCTTCTGCTTATGGGGAAACAATTGCTCGTTCAAATGTTAAAAGTCTGGTTTATTATACTATTGGAACAGGCATTGGAGCAGGGGCTATTCAAAATGGCGAATTCATTGGCGGTATGGGACATACGGAAGCTGGACACGTTTACATGGCTCCGCATCCCAATGATGTTCATCATGGTTTTGTAGGCACCTGTCCTTTCCATAAAGGTTGTTTAGAAGGACTTGCAGCGGGTCCTAGCTTAGAGGCTCGTACTGGTATTCGTGGTGAGTTAATTGAGCAAAACTCAGAAGTTTGGGATATTCAGGCATACTACATTGCTCAGGCGGCTATTCAGGCGACTGTTCTTTATCGTCCGCAAGTTATTGTATTTGGCGGAGGCGTTATGGCACAAGAACATATGCTCAATCGGGTTCGTGAAAAATTTACTTCACTTTTGAATGACTATCTTCCAGTTCCAAATGTTAAGGATTATATTGTGACACCAGCTATTGCAGAAAATGGTTCAGCAACATTGGGAAATCTCGCTTTAGCTAAAAAGATAGCAGCGCGTTAA
- the manA gene encoding mannose-6-phosphate isomerase, class I, which translates to MAEPLFLQSQMHEKIWGGNRLRKEFGYDIPSETTGEYWAISAHPNGVSIVKNGVYKGVPLDELYAEHKELFGNSKSFVFPLLTKILDANDWLSVQVHPDNAYALEHEGELGKTECWYVISADEGAEIIYGHEAKSKEELRQMIAAGDWDHLLTKIPVKAGDFFYVPSGTMHAIGKGIMILETQQSSDTTYRVYDFDRKDDQGRKRALHIEQSIDVLTIGKPANATPAWLSLQDLETTVLVSSPFFTVYKWQISGSVKMQQTVPYLLVSVLAGQGRITVGLEQYALRKGDHLILPNTIKSWQFDGDLEIIASHSNEC; encoded by the coding sequence ATGGCAGAACCTTTGTTTTTACAATCACAAATGCATGAAAAAATCTGGGGCGGCAATCGGCTCAGAAAAGAATTTGGTTATGACATTCCTAGTGAAACGACGGGAGAATATTGGGCGATTTCTGCGCATCCTAATGGAGTGTCTATTGTTAAAAATGGTGTTTATAAAGGTGTCCCCTTAGATGAATTATATGCAGAGCATAAAGAACTGTTCGGCAATAGCAAGAGTTTTGTTTTTCCGCTTTTAACTAAAATCTTAGATGCCAACGATTGGCTTAGTGTTCAAGTTCATCCTGATAATGCTTATGCTTTGGAACATGAAGGTGAGTTAGGAAAGACAGAATGTTGGTATGTCATTTCAGCTGATGAAGGTGCTGAAATTATCTATGGACACGAAGCTAAATCTAAAGAAGAATTGCGTCAAATGATTGCCGCGGGCGATTGGGATCACCTTTTGACAAAGATTCCTGTTAAAGCTGGAGATTTCTTCTATGTTCCTAGTGGTACTATGCATGCCATTGGTAAGGGAATTATGATTTTGGAGACACAGCAGTCAAGTGATACGACCTACCGCGTTTATGATTTTGATCGTAAAGATGATCAAGGACGAAAACGAGCTCTTCACATTGAACAGTCAATTGATGTTTTGACAATTGGTAAGCCGGCAAATGCGACGCCAGCTTGGTTATCTCTACAAGACCTTGAAACAACGGTCTTGGTTTCCAGCCCTTTCTTTACTGTCTATAAATGGCAGATTAGTGGTTCTGTCAAAATGCAGCAGACAGTTCCTTACCTTTTGGTGAGTGTCCTTGCTGGACAAGGTCGTATTACGGTTGGTTTAGAACAATATGCCTTAAGAAAGGGAGATCATCTTATTCTTCCTAATACTATTAAATCTTGGCAATTTGATGGTGATTTAGAAATAATTGCCAGCCATTCCAATGAATGTTAA
- the secA gene encoding preprotein translocase subunit SecA, which yields MANILRTIIENDKGEVRKLTKIAKKVEGYANEMEALSDEELQAKTDEFKERYQNGETLDDLLPEAFAVVREASKRVLGLYPYRVQIMGGVVLHHGDVPEMRTGEGKTLTATMPVYLNALAGEGVHVVTVNEYLATRDATEMGELYSWLGLSVGINLAAKSSSEKREAYNCDITYSTNAEIGFDYLRDNMVVRKENMVQRPLNFALVDEVDSVLIDEARTPLIVSGPVSTETNQLYHRADSFVKTLSEDDYAIDTPTKTIGLKDSGIDKAEEYFHLENLYDIDNVALTHYIDNALRANYIMLLDIDYVVSEEQEILIVDQFTGRTMEGRRFSDGLHQAIEAKEGVPIQDESKTSASITYQNMFRMYKKLAGMTGTAKTEEEEFREIYNMRIIPIPTNRPVARIDHQDLLYPTLEAKFRAVVADVKERHEKGQPVLVGTVAVETSDLISKMLVQAGVPHEVLNAKNHFKEAQIIMNAGQRGAVTIATNMAGRGTDIKLGEGVRELGGLCVIGTERHESRRIDNQLRGRSGRQGDPGESQFYLSLEDELMRRFGSERIKAFLDRFIEEDNDVVIKSRMLTNQVESAQRRVEGNNYDTRKQVLQYDDVMREQREIIYAERYDVITAERDLAPEIKAMIKRTIERTVDSHSQLDRKESLDAILNFAKTNLLPEDTISLHDIEDLNYEDIKDLLYDAALKNYDRQIAKLRDEEAVREFQKVLILMVVDNKWTDHIDALDQLRSSVGLRGYAQNNPIVEYQSEGFRMFQDMIGAIEFDVTRTMMKAQIHEQEREKETESRTTAEQNISAQSTISPQDPIFKNVGRNDKCPCGSGKKFKNCHGRKRF from the coding sequence ATGGCAAATATTCTACGCACTATCATTGAAAATGATAAAGGCGAAGTAAGAAAGTTAACAAAAATAGCAAAAAAAGTTGAAGGTTATGCTAATGAAATGGAGGCACTTTCAGACGAAGAACTTCAGGCAAAGACTGACGAATTTAAAGAACGCTATCAAAATGGTGAGACCTTGGATGATTTACTTCCTGAGGCTTTTGCTGTTGTTCGTGAAGCCTCAAAACGCGTTTTAGGTCTCTATCCTTATCGTGTCCAAATCATGGGCGGTGTTGTCCTTCATCATGGCGACGTTCCAGAAATGCGCACTGGTGAGGGGAAGACCTTAACGGCTACCATGCCTGTTTACCTTAATGCCTTGGCTGGCGAGGGCGTTCATGTTGTTACTGTTAATGAATATCTAGCAACACGTGATGCAACTGAAATGGGAGAATTATATTCATGGTTGGGACTGTCTGTTGGAATTAATTTAGCGGCCAAGTCTTCTAGTGAAAAACGTGAAGCTTATAACTGTGATATTACTTATTCAACTAATGCTGAGATTGGTTTTGACTATCTTCGTGACAATATGGTTGTTCGCAAAGAAAATATGGTACAGCGGCCACTTAATTTTGCTTTAGTTGATGAGGTGGATTCTGTTCTAATTGATGAGGCTAGAACGCCATTAATTGTTTCAGGACCTGTTAGCACAGAAACCAATCAGCTGTATCATCGTGCAGATAGTTTTGTAAAAACCCTATCAGAAGATGATTATGCTATTGATACGCCTACTAAAACGATTGGCTTAAAAGATTCAGGAATTGATAAAGCAGAAGAGTATTTCCATCTAGAAAATCTTTACGACATTGATAATGTGGCTTTGACCCACTATATTGACAATGCTTTGCGCGCTAACTACATTATGTTACTTGATATTGATTATGTGGTTAGTGAAGAACAGGAAATTTTAATTGTTGACCAATTTACTGGTCGTACAATGGAGGGGCGTCGTTTTTCGGATGGTCTCCACCAAGCTATTGAAGCAAAAGAGGGGGTACCAATTCAGGATGAGTCTAAAACCAGTGCTTCCATTACCTATCAAAATATGTTTCGCATGTATAAAAAGTTAGCGGGAATGACGGGGACTGCGAAGACAGAAGAAGAGGAATTTCGTGAAATTTATAATATGCGCATTATTCCCATTCCAACCAATCGTCCGGTAGCCCGTATTGATCATCAGGACTTGCTCTACCCAACACTTGAAGCAAAATTTAGAGCTGTTGTTGCTGATGTTAAGGAACGCCATGAAAAGGGACAGCCTGTTTTGGTTGGTACTGTTGCTGTCGAAACATCAGATTTGATTTCGAAAATGCTAGTTCAAGCAGGTGTTCCTCACGAAGTTCTTAATGCTAAAAATCACTTTAAAGAAGCTCAGATTATTATGAATGCGGGTCAACGTGGTGCTGTTACCATTGCCACCAACATGGCAGGACGCGGTACTGATATTAAGTTGGGCGAGGGTGTACGTGAGCTCGGCGGTCTTTGTGTTATTGGGACGGAACGTCATGAAAGCCGTCGGATTGACAATCAATTACGTGGACGTTCTGGCCGTCAGGGTGATCCTGGTGAGTCACAATTCTATCTCTCTTTAGAAGATGAATTAATGCGTCGTTTTGGTTCCGAGCGTATCAAAGCTTTTCTTGATCGGTTTATTGAGGAAGATAATGATGTGGTGATTAAATCACGCATGCTAACCAATCAAGTTGAATCAGCTCAAAGACGTGTTGAAGGAAACAACTATGATACTCGTAAGCAAGTTCTTCAATATGATGATGTTATGCGTGAACAGCGTGAGATTATCTATGCTGAGCGTTACGATGTTATCACAGCAGAACGTGACCTTGCCCCAGAGATTAAGGCTATGATTAAGCGAACAATTGAACGCACAGTGGACTCTCATAGTCAATTGGATCGTAAGGAAAGCCTAGATGCTATCCTTAACTTTGCTAAAACAAATCTTTTACCAGAAGATACTATCAGTTTACATGATATAGAAGATTTAAACTATGAAGATATTAAGGATCTGCTCTATGATGCAGCTCTTAAAAATTATGACCGTCAAATTGCTAAACTTCGTGATGAAGAGGCTGTTCGAGAGTTCCAGAAAGTGTTGATCTTGATGGTTGTTGATAATAAATGGACAGATCATATTGATGCTCTGGATCAACTGCGCAGTTCAGTTGGTTTACGTGGTTACGCGCAGAATAATCCTATTGTTGAATATCAATCAGAAGGTTTCAGGATGTTCCAAGATATGATTGGTGCTATTGAATTTGATGTGACACGTACCATGATGAAGGCGCAGATTCATGAACAAGAACGTGAGAAAGAAACTGAAAGTAGGACGACAGCTGAGCAAAATATCTCAGCACAGTCTACTATTTCTCCTCAGGATCCAATCTTTAAGAATGTGGGCCGTAATGATAAATGTCCATGTGGTTCAGGTAAGAAGTTTAAAAACTGCCATGGACGCAAGCGATTTTAA
- a CDS encoding 3-deoxy-7-phosphoheptulonate synthase, which produces MSFKATSDKINIEEMQSLSKLTGEALAQKEVRDRELVSIIKGEDNRLLLIIGPCSSDNEEAVLEYAKRLAKLQEEVKDRIFMVMRVYTAKPRTNGDGYKGMVHQPNTGAAPSLINGITAVRHLHYRVITETGITTADEMLYPENLPLIDDLVSYIAVGARSVEDQQHRFVASGIDVPTGMKNPTSGNLNIMFNGIYAAQNKQSFLFNGEEVETSGNPTAHVILRGGVNEYGKNIPNYYYDNVLDTIEQYEKMGLQNPFIVVDTNHDNSGKNYLEQVRIVRQTLINRDWNDKINKYVRGFMIESYLEDGRQDKPEVFGKSITDPCLGWENTQQLVHEIYDTLGN; this is translated from the coding sequence ATGTCTTTTAAAGCAACTAGTGATAAAATTAATATAGAAGAAATGCAGAGCTTGTCAAAATTAACAGGTGAAGCTTTAGCCCAAAAGGAAGTACGTGATCGTGAATTGGTTTCCATTATCAAGGGAGAGGACAACCGTTTACTCTTGATTATTGGTCCTTGTTCATCAGATAATGAAGAAGCTGTTCTTGAGTATGCTAAACGTCTTGCTAAATTGCAGGAAGAAGTTAAAGATCGCATATTTATGGTGATGCGTGTTTATACGGCAAAGCCACGCACTAATGGTGATGGCTACAAAGGAATGGTCCATCAACCTAATACAGGCGCGGCTCCCAGTCTGATTAACGGTATTACAGCTGTACGCCATCTGCATTATCGTGTGATTACTGAAACGGGTATTACAACAGCAGATGAAATGCTCTATCCTGAAAACCTTCCTTTGATTGATGATTTAGTATCCTATATTGCAGTTGGTGCCCGTTCAGTTGAGGATCAACAACACCGTTTTGTAGCTTCAGGCATTGATGTGCCTACTGGCATGAAAAATCCAACATCAGGAAATCTTAATATCATGTTTAATGGTATTTATGCTGCGCAAAATAAACAATCGTTCCTTTTCAATGGCGAAGAAGTTGAAACCAGCGGCAATCCTACAGCTCACGTTATCTTACGTGGCGGCGTTAATGAATATGGAAAAAATATTCCAAATTATTATTATGACAATGTTTTAGATACGATTGAACAGTATGAAAAGATGGGGCTGCAAAATCCTTTTATTGTTGTTGATACCAATCATGATAACTCTGGCAAAAACTATTTGGAACAAGTAAGAATTGTTCGGCAAACCCTTATTAACCGTGACTGGAATGACAAAATCAATAAGTATGTTCGCGGCTTTATGATTGAATCTTATCTAGAAGATGGTCGTCAGGATAAGCCAGAAGTTTTTGGCAAGTCTATTACGGATCCTTGTTTGGGTTGGGAAAATACTCAACAATTGGTTCATGAAATTTATGATACTTTAGGAAATTAA
- a CDS encoding 3-deoxy-7-phosphoheptulonate synthase, which yields MGIHQKSKTIDLFTVKQGTQLKGQDLAKKEARDRELVSIIKGEDNRLLLIIGPCSSDNEEAVLEYAKRLAKLQEEVKDRIFMVMRVYTAKPRTNGDGYKGLIHQPNTSKLPDLINGIHAVRNLHYRVITETGLTTADEMLYPSNLVLVDDLVSYHAVGARSVEDQEHRFVASGIDVPTGMKNPTSGNLKVMLNALHAAQNSQNFIYNGAEVETDGNSLAHVILRGGSNEHGDYEPNYYYDVLLKLIQQYENMNLINPFIVVDTNHDNSGKNYLEQVRIVRQTLINRDWNDKINKYVRGFMIESYLEDGRQDKPEVFGKSITDPCLGWENTQQLIYEIYHTLKAK from the coding sequence ATGGGTATTCATCAAAAAAGCAAAACCATAGATCTTTTCACGGTTAAACAAGGCACGCAATTAAAAGGTCAGGATTTGGCTAAGAAAGAAGCACGTGATCGTGAATTGGTTTCCATTATCAAGGGAGAGGACAACCGTTTACTCTTGATTATTGGTCCTTGTTCATCAGATAATGAAGAAGCTGTTCTTGAGTATGCTAAACGTCTTGCTAAATTGCAGGAAGAAGTTAAAGATCGCATCTTTATGGTGATGCGTGTTTATACGGCAAAGCCACGTACTAATGGTGATGGTTATAAAGGCCTCATTCATCAACCAAATACTTCTAAATTGCCAGATTTGATTAATGGCATTCATGCTGTTCGTAATTTGCATTATCGTGTGATTACTGAGACAGGATTGACAACAGCAGATGAAATGCTTTACCCTTCTAATCTTGTCTTAGTAGATGATTTGGTTTCTTATCATGCTGTTGGTGCTCGTTCGGTTGAAGATCAGGAACATCGCTTTGTGGCTTCAGGCATTGATGTGCCTACTGGTATGAAAAATCCAACGTCTGGTAATCTCAAGGTTATGCTTAATGCTTTACATGCAGCACAAAATTCACAAAATTTTATCTATAATGGAGCAGAAGTAGAAACAGACGGCAATTCCTTGGCTCATGTTATTCTGCGCGGAGGCAGCAATGAGCATGGTGACTATGAACCTAATTACTATTATGACGTTCTCTTAAAACTGATCCAACAGTATGAAAATATGAATTTAATCAATCCCTTTATTGTTGTTGATACCAATCATGATAACTCTGGCAAAAATTATTTGGAACAAGTAAGAATTGTTCGGCAAACCCTTATTAACCGTGACTGGAATGATAAAATCAATAAGTATGTTCGCGGCTTTATGATTGAATCTTATCTAGAAGATGGTCGTCAGGATAAGCCAGAAGTTTTTGGCAAGTCTATTACGGATCCTTGTTTGGGTTGGGAAAATACTCAACAGTTGATTTATGAGATTTACCATACTCTCAAAGCAAAATAA
- the acpS gene encoding holo-ACP synthase, with the protein MIIGHGIDLQDIAAVQRAHERSSRFASKVLTFKELEIFTSLKGRRQVEYLAGRWAAKEAFSKAYGSGIGSLRFQDLEILANNKGAPIFTKSPFSGNIFISISHSKNYVEASVILEENNL; encoded by the coding sequence ATGATAATAGGACACGGAATTGATTTACAAGATATTGCTGCTGTTCAGAGAGCTCATGAGAGAAGTTCACGCTTTGCCAGCAAAGTTTTAACATTTAAAGAATTAGAAATTTTCACTAGTCTCAAAGGTAGGCGTCAAGTAGAGTATTTAGCAGGACGTTGGGCTGCTAAAGAAGCCTTTTCAAAGGCTTATGGCAGTGGCATTGGTTCTTTGCGCTTTCAAGATTTAGAAATTTTGGCTAATAATAAAGGAGCACCGATTTTTACAAAGTCTCCCTTTTCGGGAAATATTTTTATCAGTATTTCTCATTCTAAAAATTATGTTGAGGCCAGTGTTATTTTGGAGGAGAATAACTTATGA
- the alr gene encoding alanine racemase, translating into MIASYHRPTTALVHLDRIKFNIEQVQHHIPKAAKTFAVVKANAYGHGAVQVAQAIQKQVDGFCVSNLDEALELRQAGLNDFILILGVLLPEEVALAKKENITITVADLDWFDKVQTENIDLAGLSVHVKVDSGMGRIGVRSTAEANQLIAGLQKAGATVNGIFTHFATADEASTVKFSQQLEMFTTLISQLDYKPQTVHASNSATSIWHSDTVMNAVRLGIVMYGLNPSGNALELPYEVKPALELTSALVQVKEVQAGDTVGYGATYTASQAEIIGTVPVGYADGWTRDLQGFHVLVDGHYCEIVGRVSMDQITIRLPKTYPLGTKVTLIGQDGHETISATDVAEKRETINYEVLCLISDRVPRKYDKKFS; encoded by the coding sequence ATGATTGCTAGTTACCATCGTCCGACAACAGCTTTAGTTCATTTAGATCGTATCAAATTTAATATTGAACAAGTTCAACACCATATTCCAAAAGCAGCCAAAACTTTTGCTGTGGTTAAAGCCAATGCTTATGGACATGGTGCTGTTCAGGTGGCTCAAGCCATTCAAAAGCAAGTTGACGGTTTTTGTGTTTCTAATTTAGATGAGGCCTTGGAATTGCGTCAGGCTGGTCTGAATGATTTTATTTTAATTTTGGGTGTCCTTCTTCCTGAGGAAGTTGCTCTGGCTAAAAAAGAAAATATTACTATTACAGTTGCTGACTTAGATTGGTTTGATAAAGTACAGACAGAAAACATTGATTTAGCTGGTCTTTCAGTACATGTAAAAGTCGATTCTGGTATGGGAAGAATTGGAGTTCGCAGTACTGCAGAAGCGAATCAGCTTATTGCAGGTTTGCAGAAGGCGGGAGCGACTGTTAATGGTATCTTTACCCATTTTGCAACAGCAGATGAAGCTTCTACTGTTAAATTCAGTCAACAGTTAGAAATGTTTACCACCCTTATCAGTCAATTGGATTACAAACCTCAAACAGTACATGCTTCTAACTCTGCTACAAGTATTTGGCATAGTGATACAGTAATGAATGCTGTTCGCCTGGGAATAGTGATGTATGGACTCAATCCTAGTGGCAATGCACTTGAATTACCTTATGAAGTAAAGCCAGCATTAGAGTTGACATCCGCTCTTGTTCAGGTCAAAGAAGTGCAAGCTGGTGATACAGTTGGCTATGGTGCGACTTATACTGCCAGTCAGGCTGAAATTATTGGAACCGTCCCTGTTGGTTACGCTGATGGTTGGACAAGAGATTTGCAAGGTTTTCATGTTTTGGTAGATGGTCACTATTGTGAGATTGTGGGGCGCGTGTCCATGGATCAAATCACTATTCGTTTACCTAAAACTTATCCTTTAGGAACCAAAGTCACCTTAATTGGACAGGATGGTCATGAAACGATTTCAGCAACAGATGTCGCTGAAAAACGAGAGACGATTAATTATGAAGTGCTCTGTTTGATCAGTGACCGAGTTCCTCGCAAATATGATAAAAAGTTCAGTTAA